TGCAGTACTTACAGGCAAGGCAGTGGAAGTAACTTCCAGCGCTTCCGTTGGTTGCGGGATCAAAAGGAAAATGTAACCTCAGATCCTGAACAATACCGTGGCAAAATAATTTCTACCGGGTGCCGGATTAAAATACCGGCCACCCAGTGCATTCAGGTCATTTCCCAAACTGTACCGTACATTCAATATATTATCCACGCCTCCCTGCAAAGTGATACGGGAGCGCTGCCAGCTTATTTTCCCCTGCACAAGATGATAGGATTTTGCATATACGCTGTTGGCATCATCCAATGGAATACTGCCCGTAAAATTGTGTTGTGCAAACAGGGAGAATGCGTATGGCAAATGCCATAACACACTGCTCACCACCACATGCTGCGGCACGCCGGTCATTTTATTGCCGGAAAAATCTTTATAATTCTCAAATTTAAAAATACTCAAAGTATACGCAGTGCGTACTTCAACTTTATGCCCAAGCCATACTAAGCCTTGTACTTCAAGTCCTGTTTGCTTTGTTCCGCCTGCATTATCAAAGAACTCTTCTCCCTGGGCATCCAGCTTTCTCACAATGGCATTTTGCATGCGGTAATGGAACAATGCTACATCCAGCATGTAACGTCCTGTTCGCGGAAGCAAACGTAATCCTGTTTCATAGTTCCATCCTGTTTCAGGGCGCAGGGAAGTATTGAATACATTATTCGATGCACGTACTTCTGCTACGGCAGGCGGAGAATAGCCGCGGCTCACTGTTATACGAAGTGACAGATCGTTCTCCAGTTTATAGGAATAAGACAAACGGGGCATAAGTACAGGAGAGAATTCCACTCTTGTGCGCCCGTTACGGTCAAATACAAAGTGATAATAATTTACGCTGGCTGCGCCTTCCAGCAGGCTGCGGGCAGACTGTACAGAAAAGCGGGCAAAATAAAAATGCTGGCCTGCATGGATATCGTCCCTCACCTGCAAGGTATCCCTTACGCCCTGCCGGTTGCCATAGTTGGCGATATCTGAACCGGTTTGCTGCCATTCCATCCCCACATTGAATTTCAAGCGGAAAGGACGGTCCGCATTCTGCCATTCCAGGAATGTGCGGAAGCCTGCAGTGTTTTCATCACGCGCTTCATAATTGGTGATGAAAGGGTTTTCAAAATGTGTATTTGCACCGAATACGGCAATGGTATGTTTCCACCTGGCAGAAAACTGCGCTTCATGTACCAGTCCTCCCTGGAAGGTACGGTTGTAAATAGCCGCTTTTTGTGTGAGGGATTGTACTCTTGCAGCACGGGGATTGGCATTGCTCTGATCCAGTGTAAGGCCGCCGGGTGTACGGTAAGCCATGTCCGTATAAAAAGCTAAGAGCTTCAAATTATAACCCGGCCTGTATTCCCATTGCTGGGCAGTTTGCGCATAGATCCTTTTCAATGCACTGTTCTGGCGGTATCCATCTGCACGCTGATATCCCATAAAAAGCTGCAGGCGATAGTTATCCAGCTGTTTGCTGTAACCGGCGGATGAATGGAACAAACCATAACTGCCTCCCTGTAACCTGATACGCAGGGAACTATCCTGCGGAGGATTAAAAACACCCAATCTGATCACACCGCCTGAGTTAGCTCCAAAGAGGCTCCCATCCGGCCCTTTCAATACTTCCGCATCTGTTACCGCACCGGGGTCCAGCAGGTTGAGATAAGCATTACCACCTGCATCTGTCAGGGGTATTTCATCCATGTATATTTTAATATTACGGATGCCGAAAGGAGAACGCAGTAAACTTCCGCGCATGGAAAGGCGATAACTGCCCGGAGACCTTTCTTCCATGCGGATGCCCGGTACCGTATTAAATGCAGGAACAAGTGAATACCCTTGTTGCTGCTGCAACTGTGTACCACTTAAAATACTGGTGGCTGTGGGTATTCTTATGAGTGATTCTTTCGAAAGATAGGAACGTACTACCACTTCAGGCAAAGTATCCCGCTGGGCATGCACCGCAAATGGAAGCAATAACAGCAGGCAAACAGGTATATGGAATTTATTCCTCATTATGTGTATGACTATTTATTTGGTACTACGCGCCAGATAGTATTGGAAGCGTCATCCGCTACCAGGACGGCGCCATCTCCTGCAATGGCAACTCCTACCGGCCTTCCGTATACTTCATTCTTCTCAAGATCGGCAATAAACCCCGTTAAGAAATCAACAGCACTGCCGGCTGGTTTACCATTTTCGAAAGGTACATAAATCACCTTATATCCGGATAGCACAGAACGGTTCCAGGAACCATGCTGCCCTATAAAAGCTCCTTTATTGAAACCGGAAGGGAAAGTGCCGCCGCTATAGAAAGCGAGTCCTAATGAGGCTGTATGTGCCCCTAAGGGATAATCAGGCGCTATAGACTTCTGCACCATTTCAGGATTTTGCCCTTTCAGCCTTGGATCCTCATGTTGCCCCATGTAAGCATATGGCCATCCATAGAATGCGCCTTCCTTCACACTGGTAAGATAATCCGGCACCAGTTCATCCCCCAGTTCATCTCTTTCATTTACCACAGTCCATAAAGTGGAGGAGCCTTGCGGGAAAGCCATTCCTACAGGATTACGGAGACCACTGGCATACACTCGCTGGCTGCTGCCATCCGTGCTGATCTCCAGTATGCAGGCGCGGCGGGCTTCGTTTTCCATGCCATGTTCAGCCACATTACTACCGGACCCTACTGATACAAAGATCTTTGATCCATCCGGCGAAGCAATGAGATTGCGCGTCCAGTGGTTGTTGTAACCACCTGCCGGGAGGTCCAGTATCTTTTTTCCTTTATCGCTGATCTTCGTTTGCCCTTCTTCGTAGGGAAACTGCATCACACCATCTGTATTGCCCACGTAAAAATGTCCTCCCGTAACAAGCATACCAAATGGCTGATTCAGCTTCTCCAGGAAAACATACCGGGCATCGTACCGCCCGTCTTTATCTGTATCACGGAACAAGGTGATCCTGTCCGCACTCTTTTCTGTATTGCCGGATTTTGCTTTCCCCACTACTACCTCTCCTACCTTCTGCACAAATTTCTTTTTGGCATTGGCTTCAGACACAAAGATATCTCCGTTTGGTGCAACATAGATCCAGCGGGGATTCTCCAGGCTATCGGCAAACTTGCTGACAATAAATCCTGCAGGCGCTTGTGGTGTTTTACCGTCTTTCCAGCCAATTACTTTGCTGAAGTTCCTGACAGAACTGGCAGTATCCGGTGCAGGAAGAGAATCTGCAGACGGCGTATTTGCCTGCGCATCTGTGGAATCATTGCTCGAAGGCATCCGTTGTGCTCCGTTGCATGCAGCTAATGTTATGCAGACACTGGCAATCAGGAAAGTGTTTTTCATAAAGACAGGTATTTATGATATCGGTATCAATTACTCTGCCAATACACTAAGCCCTTACTTTATACAGTTTATAGCCGAAGAGGAAAATAACCAGGTAACAGATGATCGGTAAATAATAAGATTGTGCTACGTTATGGTTAGCAACCATGCCCATCAGCAATGGGAAGAACGCTCCGCCTACCACCCCCATGGTGATAAATGAAGCTGCTCTCTGCGTATGGCCGCCCAGGCTCTTCAAACCAAGACTAAAGATGGTGGGGAACATAATACTAAAAAAGAAATTGATCATCAGCAGCGCAATGTAAGAGGTCCAGCCCCATCCCTGCGCCACAATGATGCACATCAGTATGCTGCCTGTGGCAAAACCAGCCAGTAATTTATTCGGTGCAATGAACTTCATCAGGTAGGTACCCACAAAACGGCCCAATACCATCATGGCCATAAACAGTGCCATTAAGTTACCCGCCTTTTCATCAGAAAAGCCCATCACTTCATGACCATAATTGATAAAGAAAGCCCATGTACCGCCCTGTGCAGCTACATTAAAGAACTGCGCTACTACCGCCCATACAAAGTGACGGTGTGCGAACAGCGGTTTACCCGGGATGCCGCCTTCCAGTACATCTCCTTCGTGCGGATCAGCCAGTACCGGCACTTTTACAAATGAAAAAGAAATGGCTACTGCTGCAATAACAAGACCAATGCCCACATATAAACTCCTCACTGCTGAAAGATCATGTTGCTCGCCGGTAGCACGCAGCAGGAAATAACTGCCCAGCAAAGGCCCTATCACTGTACCTAATGCATTGAACGATTGGGAGAAGTTGATACGCCTGTCGCTCGTGCGCTGATCACCTAAGGCTGCAATGAACGGATGCGCCACTGTTTCCAGTGTGGCCATTCCGCAGCCCATGATGAATAATGCAAACCGGAAGTAACCGAAAGAGTTTTCCGTAGCCGCCGGCACAAAGAGGAAAGTACCGGTTGCAAATAAAGACAGGCCCAGTAATACACCGGCTTTATAACCAAATCTTTTCATGAACATACCCGCAGGAATACTCATTACAGCATATGCCCCGAATACGGAAAGCTGGATAAGGCCGGATTGTGATTTGGTAACGCTTAGTACGGTTTGAAAGTGTTTGTTCAATACATCACTCATGGAATGAGCAAGCCCCCATAACAGGAAGAGTGAAGTAACAAAGGCGAAAATAACGAGGTAGCTTTTTTCTGTAAAACGTGGTTGTGAGTTCATTATAGCGGTTTTCGGGGCAGAATATACAGCATAATTCCAGATGCTGCAAGCAAAAAAAAGTGTTACTACCCTGCGGCAGTAACACTTTTTTCAGCATAATCAGCGGAAAGCTTTGCTGGATGATCTGCTAAAGAGCAGGATTTTTAGCATAATCAGCCCATAACTCATCTAAAGTTTTTTTTGTAAGCTCTGTCCAGGTGTTTTGCGTGTATGTTTTGGTACGTAACGCCGTATTCAGTTCCACTACAATACCCTGGTGTACATGTGCTTCCAGCCATGCCAGGAACCTTGCCGTAACACGGTAGGCATCTGTATATTTCTGTGTTTCCTTAAATGCCGGTAATGCCCAGCCTATGTTCTCCACACCAAACTTAAAACGTACATAATCCGCGATGCCTTCTGTAAGCCATCCCGGCGATCTGCCGGTGTAAGCCTGTACCAGGTGCATGGTTTCATGCGTAACCACATCAATATCATCCGGATGTTTTACAAACCAGGCCGGGTTGAAAGTGATCTGGCCTCTTGAAGCATAGGCAACCCCGTCATAAGCAGAGTCCACATTAAACACTACGTGTTTGGTGGCATCAGGATTAAATGTGCTCAATAACACCGGGTAAACAGAAAAGAAGGTGTTCACTAACCGCTGGCGCAATACCAGGGTATCAAAAGTAGCAGACTTGTTGTTCAGGGTAAGTGTCAGACCATTTTTAGTATAGATAATAGCACCTTCAGGTGTTACCGTTTTTGTAAGAATGGTTGAATCACTTTTTGCAGAAGCAGATACGGCAAGTATCAATGCAGTAACTAAAGCTAAAGGGAATTTCATGTTTTAAAGGGATTTGATAATTATTACTGTAAATCTATCAAAAAAACATTCAAAACCCAGAACTAAATCGGTTTTGCAACCTATTGCCCCACCATAAACACCGCATTCCCGAACAATAGCTTACCATTCTCCCAGAAACTCCTGAACAGGGGGTTATCTGTAAGCAGCACCAGCTCTCCTGCACCCATTTCCTTCACACCAAACAGCAACCCATCCTTCAGTTTCAGTTTTGTTTGTGCGCCCACAAAGCCGGTGATGTAATCGTCCTTCTTCAATACCCCCACATTCCATCCATCTGACTCAATGAATTCCACCAGTTTATCACTTTGTTTGAGGGTATAATAGTACTCGGGGTAACCAAAGGCCAAAGGATGGGTGTTATCCATATGCACTTTATAAATAGCACCGGGAATGAATTGGGTAACACTCTCCCGCTCGCGGTTACCATATGATTTTAAAGGAACATAAGGGTCCTTTTTATTACTGTCTTTCTTATCCTTGTCTTCTTCCTCCTTTTTCAGTTTAATGCCCCATTCCCCCTGTGCCAGCTGAGACACGGCATCTTCTACTGCAATGAGTTTACCACCGCCGGATACCCAGTCTTTCAGCCGCTCGGTCATTACTTTATCATTAAGTGCCGCATAGTGCCCATCCGGCAGGATCAGTACATCCAGCTCCTTCCAGTTCACGCCATACAAACTGGATGTGTTCAGCACTGTAACAGGATAACCGATCTGCTGCTCAAAGAAATGCCAGATCTCCCCCATGCCCAGCGAGGACACGCCATCCCCTGCCATTACTGCCACTTTGGGTTTACGGATAAAACGGATCTTATCAGAGCCGAAATCCGCCCCCTTATCCACAAAACCTGAAGGCACTTTGATCAGCGATATTTCCATTTTGGCTGCCAGTGCAGGAATAATATCCAGCCCCGCATTACCGGCTTTTGTGATCACCAGTGTACCGGCAGGATATGTTTTATTGGCAATTGTGAACGGCTTTTCTGAATAACGCACTTTTATATTCCTGTTCAGCAATGCTACCAGGAACTTCAGATCTTTCGTACTGTTCCAGGGCGCCAGGTAAGCATAGGCATTATCAATACCTGCATCTGCCACCGCTGCTTTTTCCGGTGCCGGAGAAGTGGCCGGCTCTATCTTTTGCTTCAGTGCATAAGCCGGTAAACCATACGCATATGGCAGCGCCCATGCGGTGATATCATAGGTAACAGAATCCGTTAAGCGGGATACCGGTTCAAACAATACCCGCACCATGTTGGAGCGTGGTTGAAAAGCACTGATCACCAGGTCGCCCTTTTCAATATTGAAATTCTCTGTTTTGCCGGTAAAGTAATTGAATCCATTACCACTGCTATTCCCGGTAGCAAAACCTACTGCTAATTCATTTTTACGAAGGGTTTCTGCCAGGGACAATAATTTCTCCTGGTTGCCGGCAGCTTTTATCACATAGGTTTTATAGTCTCCGGAGGGTTTACTGCGTGCCGCTGCAAAGTATCCTGCAAATTCATTCACCAGTTTGGCAGCATTGGCGGCAGACACCTCCACGGTGGCCATACCGGTGGTGTAATGATGTTCTATCCGGTCCAGCAGTGTAAGGGTATCTCCCTGCCGCGTGGCAATGGCCAGTCCTGCCCTGCCGCTGCCCCCCTGCTCATAGGTCATTCCGATGGAGCCGTTGTAGGTAGGATAGGTGTCACCATAACTGGGATA
This DNA window, taken from Chitinophaga niabensis, encodes the following:
- a CDS encoding M14 metallopeptidase family protein: MRRIITTFCILFTTLCQASAQTAPSPATFLQYTLGSHFTPHFKVMEYFKEVARNVNTVKLETYGQTYEGRPLIMAIVASPENLARLEEIRQQNLGLVAGANPANQPVIVWLSYNVHGNEAVSTEAAMKTLYALISERTDLLKNAIVIIDPCLNPDGRERYVNFYNAIHSKVPDATPYAREHYEPWPGGRSNHYYFDLNRDWAWQTQTESRQRVLQYNRWMPQVHVDFHEQGVDAPYYFAPAAEPLHDAVTAWQREFQVQIGKHNATYFDAKGWLYFTKEQFDLFYPSYGDTYPTYNGSIGMTYEQGGSGRAGLAIATRQGDTLTLLDRIEHHYTTGMATVEVSAANAAKLVNEFAGYFAAARSKPSGDYKTYVIKAAGNQEKLLSLAETLRKNELAVGFATGNSSGNGFNYFTGKTENFNIEKGDLVISAFQPRSNMVRVLFEPVSRLTDSVTYDITAWALPYAYGLPAYALKQKIEPATSPAPEKAAVADAGIDNAYAYLAPWNSTKDLKFLVALLNRNIKVRYSEKPFTIANKTYPAGTLVITKAGNAGLDIIPALAAKMEISLIKVPSGFVDKGADFGSDKIRFIRKPKVAVMAGDGVSSLGMGEIWHFFEQQIGYPVTVLNTSSLYGVNWKELDVLILPDGHYAALNDKVMTERLKDWVSGGGKLIAVEDAVSQLAQGEWGIKLKKEEEDKDKKDSNKKDPYVPLKSYGNRERESVTQFIPGAIYKVHMDNTHPLAFGYPEYYYTLKQSDKLVEFIESDGWNVGVLKKDDYITGFVGAQTKLKLKDGLLFGVKEMGAGELVLLTDNPLFRSFWENGKLLFGNAVFMVGQ
- a CDS encoding TonB-dependent receptor, with the translated sequence MRNKFHIPVCLLLLLPFAVHAQRDTLPEVVVRSYLSKESLIRIPTATSILSGTQLQQQQGYSLVPAFNTVPGIRMEERSPGSYRLSMRGSLLRSPFGIRNIKIYMDEIPLTDAGGNAYLNLLDPGAVTDAEVLKGPDGSLFGANSGGVIRLGVFNPPQDSSLRIRLQGGSYGLFHSSAGYSKQLDNYRLQLFMGYQRADGYRQNSALKRIYAQTAQQWEYRPGYNLKLLAFYTDMAYRTPGGLTLDQSNANPRAARVQSLTQKAAIYNRTFQGGLVHEAQFSARWKHTIAVFGANTHFENPFITNYEARDENTAGFRTFLEWQNADRPFRLKFNVGMEWQQTGSDIANYGNRQGVRDTLQVRDDIHAGQHFYFARFSVQSARSLLEGAASVNYYHFVFDRNGRTRVEFSPVLMPRLSYSYKLENDLSLRITVSRGYSPPAVAEVRASNNVFNTSLRPETGWNYETGLRLLPRTGRYMLDVALFHYRMQNAIVRKLDAQGEEFFDNAGGTKQTGLEVQGLVWLGHKVEVRTAYTLSIFKFENYKDFSGNKMTGVPQHVVVSSVLWHLPYAFSLFAQHNFTGSIPLDDANSVYAKSYHLVQGKISWQRSRITLQGGVDNILNVRYSLGNDLNALGGRYFNPAPGRNYFATVLFRI
- a CDS encoding sugar MFS transporter translates to MNSQPRFTEKSYLVIFAFVTSLFLLWGLAHSMSDVLNKHFQTVLSVTKSQSGLIQLSVFGAYAVMSIPAGMFMKRFGYKAGVLLGLSLFATGTFLFVPAATENSFGYFRFALFIMGCGMATLETVAHPFIAALGDQRTSDRRINFSQSFNALGTVIGPLLGSYFLLRATGEQHDLSAVRSLYVGIGLVIAAVAISFSFVKVPVLADPHEGDVLEGGIPGKPLFAHRHFVWAVVAQFFNVAAQGGTWAFFINYGHEVMGFSDEKAGNLMALFMAMMVLGRFVGTYLMKFIAPNKLLAGFATGSILMCIIVAQGWGWTSYIALLMINFFFSIMFPTIFSLGLKSLGGHTQRAASFITMGVVGGAFFPLLMGMVANHNVAQSYYLPIICYLVIFLFGYKLYKVRA
- a CDS encoding PQQ-dependent sugar dehydrogenase — protein: MKNTFLIASVCITLAACNGAQRMPSSNDSTDAQANTPSADSLPAPDTASSVRNFSKVIGWKDGKTPQAPAGFIVSKFADSLENPRWIYVAPNGDIFVSEANAKKKFVQKVGEVVVGKAKSGNTEKSADRITLFRDTDKDGRYDARYVFLEKLNQPFGMLVTGGHFYVGNTDGVMQFPYEEGQTKISDKGKKILDLPAGGYNNHWTRNLIASPDGSKIFVSVGSGSNVAEHGMENEARRACILEISTDGSSQRVYASGLRNPVGMAFPQGSSTLWTVVNERDELGDELVPDYLTSVKEGAFYGWPYAYMGQHEDPRLKGQNPEMVQKSIAPDYPLGAHTASLGLAFYSGGTFPSGFNKGAFIGQHGSWNRSVLSGYKVIYVPFENGKPAGSAVDFLTGFIADLEKNEVYGRPVGVAIAGDGAVLVADDASNTIWRVVPNK
- a CDS encoding basic secretory protein-like protein, whose amino-acid sequence is MKFPLALVTALILAVSASAKSDSTILTKTVTPEGAIIYTKNGLTLTLNNKSATFDTLVLRQRLVNTFFSVYPVLLSTFNPDATKHVVFNVDSAYDGVAYASRGQITFNPAWFVKHPDDIDVVTHETMHLVQAYTGRSPGWLTEGIADYVRFKFGVENIGWALPAFKETQKYTDAYRVTARFLAWLEAHVHQGIVVELNTALRTKTYTQNTWTELTKKTLDELWADYAKNPAL